A genomic window from Micromonospora sp. WMMA1947 includes:
- the hemQ gene encoding hydrogen peroxide-dependent heme synthase, producing the protein MTEQTNAARLRELNETIRYTMWSVYRATSPLPSLRENVVDEVESLFTELAGKDVTIRGTYDVAGLRADADLMIWWHSSSSDALQDAYLRFRRTTLGRALTPVWSQMALHRPAEFNKSHIPAFLADEQPRAYLCVYPFVRSYEWYLLPDAERRELLSEHGKMARGYPDVRANTVASFALGDYEWMLAFEADELHRIVDLMRDLRASGARRHVREEIPFYTGRRRPVADIVNCLV; encoded by the coding sequence ATGACCGAGCAGACCAACGCGGCGCGGCTGCGGGAGCTCAACGAGACCATCCGCTACACGATGTGGTCGGTGTACCGGGCCACCAGCCCGCTGCCGTCGCTGCGGGAGAACGTCGTCGACGAGGTCGAGTCGCTCTTCACCGAGCTGGCCGGCAAGGACGTCACGATCCGGGGCACGTACGACGTGGCCGGGCTGCGCGCCGACGCCGACCTGATGATCTGGTGGCACTCGTCGTCCAGCGACGCGCTGCAGGACGCGTACCTGCGGTTCCGCCGCACCACGCTGGGCCGGGCGCTCACCCCGGTCTGGTCGCAGATGGCGCTGCACCGCCCGGCCGAGTTCAACAAGAGCCACATCCCGGCGTTCCTGGCCGACGAGCAGCCGCGCGCCTACCTGTGCGTCTACCCGTTCGTGCGCTCGTACGAGTGGTACCTGCTGCCCGACGCCGAGCGGCGGGAACTGCTGTCCGAGCACGGCAAGATGGCCCGGGGCTACCCGGACGTGCGGGCCAACACGGTCGCCTCGTTCGCGCTCGGCGACTACGAGTGGATGCTGGCGTTCGAGGCCGACGAGCTGCACCGGATCGTGGACCTGATGCGTGACCTGCGCGCCTCCGGCGCCCGCCGGCACGTACGGGAGGAGATCCCGTTCTACACCGGCCGCCGCCGCCCGGTGGCCGACATCGTCAACTGCCTGGTGTGA
- the hemG gene encoding protoporphyrinogen oxidase — MVRPWRVAIVGGGITGLAAAVRLRDRAPEGTEVTVYEQSGRLGGKLFTGELAGGPVEFGAESFLMRDPAGGESAAAKLARRLGLDDSIVHPTVGQAALLVDGTLHPVPGGTLVGVPGDLDKVAAVAPPAADADRDAGRPLLADGEDTSVGELVRKRLGDAVVDRLVDPMLGGVYAGRADDLSLVTTMPALARAARAEHTLVGAVRAAQAAAPRAPGAPVFGTLAGGLSTLVEAAATASGATIRRGAAVRELRRTPSGWRLTVGPTRDAEHVEADAVLLAVPARPAGRLLATAAPEAADTVGALDYASVALITLALPGPALPELSGFLVPAGEGLTIKASTFFTTKWGHLRRPDGLALVRASVGRYGDETSLQLTDDDLADTVHRELSAVLGEPLPAPVARHVQRWGGALPQYTPGHTARVAAVRTALRAAYPTLAVAGAGYDGVGIPVCVRSGETAAEEIITALGGSAA, encoded by the coding sequence GTGGTGCGACCGTGGCGGGTGGCGATCGTCGGTGGCGGGATCACCGGGCTGGCCGCCGCCGTCCGGTTGCGCGACCGGGCCCCCGAGGGCACCGAGGTCACCGTGTACGAGCAGTCCGGCCGCCTCGGCGGCAAGTTGTTCACCGGTGAGCTCGCCGGTGGGCCGGTCGAGTTCGGCGCGGAGTCGTTCCTGATGCGCGACCCGGCCGGTGGCGAGTCGGCAGCGGCCAAGCTGGCCCGCCGCCTCGGCCTGGACGACTCGATCGTGCACCCCACGGTCGGGCAGGCCGCCCTGCTCGTCGACGGCACGTTGCACCCGGTGCCGGGCGGCACGCTCGTCGGCGTTCCCGGGGATCTGGACAAGGTGGCGGCGGTCGCGCCGCCGGCCGCGGACGCCGACCGCGACGCGGGCCGGCCGCTGCTGGCCGACGGCGAGGACACGTCGGTCGGCGAGCTGGTCCGCAAGCGGCTCGGTGACGCGGTGGTGGACCGGCTGGTCGACCCGATGCTCGGCGGCGTGTACGCGGGGCGGGCCGACGACCTGTCGCTGGTCACCACGATGCCGGCGCTGGCTCGCGCGGCCCGGGCCGAGCACACGCTCGTCGGTGCGGTACGCGCCGCGCAGGCCGCCGCGCCGCGCGCGCCCGGCGCACCCGTCTTCGGCACCCTGGCCGGTGGGCTGAGCACGCTGGTCGAGGCGGCGGCGACGGCGAGCGGGGCGACGATCCGCCGGGGCGCGGCGGTACGCGAGCTGCGCCGCACCCCGTCGGGCTGGCGGCTCACCGTCGGGCCGACCCGCGACGCCGAGCACGTCGAGGCCGACGCGGTGCTGCTCGCGGTGCCGGCCCGACCGGCCGGCCGGCTCCTCGCCACCGCCGCGCCCGAGGCGGCCGACACCGTCGGCGCGCTCGACTACGCCAGCGTCGCCCTGATCACCCTCGCCCTGCCCGGTCCGGCCCTGCCGGAGCTGTCCGGCTTCCTGGTCCCGGCCGGCGAAGGGCTGACGATCAAGGCGTCCACGTTCTTCACCACCAAGTGGGGGCACCTGCGGCGGCCGGACGGGCTGGCGCTGGTGCGCGCCTCGGTGGGCCGGTACGGCGACGAGACGTCGCTGCAGCTCACCGACGACGACCTGGCCGACACGGTGCACCGGGAGCTGTCGGCGGTGCTCGGCGAGCCGCTGCCGGCCCCGGTGGCCCGGCACGTGCAGCGGTGGGGTGGCGCGCTGCCGCAGTACACGCCCGGGCACACCGCCCGGGTCGCGGCGGTCCGGACGGCGCTGCGCGCCGCGTACCCGACGCTGGCGGTGGCCGGCGCCGGCTACGACGGCGTCGGCATTCCGGTCTGCGTCCGCTCCGGCGAGACGGCGGCCGAAGAGATCATCACGGCACTGGGAGGATCGGCAGCATGA
- a CDS encoding ribonuclease D, with protein MTDEPPLRRRAAESRTGEASARPTSALPEPADAGPETDPGAAVPLTAPREGTPAPVATPAELDEVVARFAAGTGPVALDAERASGYRYSQRAYLVQLRRGGAGTALIDPLPLPDLSALDAAIAETEWVLHAASQDLACLAEVGLRPRRLFDTELAARLAGFERVGLAALTEQLLGFSLEKHHSAADWSSRPLPESWLTYAALDVELLVDLRDALDEELQRQGKSGWAAEEFDALVRNGARPPRVRAEPWRRTSGIHRVRGARAQARVRSLWYARDQIASRRDAAPGRVLPDSAIVAAAELDPKDEKTLLTLPGFGGRSVRRLARTWLAALDDARQLPDDALPVSPAVEGPPPPHRWAERDPVAAGRLARAREVVVGAAGAHRLPAENLIAPDSIRRLAWQPPAEITDDTVAETLRGFGAREWQIGLLLPALTEALRTPQQ; from the coding sequence GTGACCGACGAACCACCCCTGCGCCGTCGGGCCGCCGAAAGCCGTACCGGAGAGGCGTCCGCCCGTCCGACGTCGGCCCTGCCGGAGCCGGCGGACGCGGGGCCCGAGACCGATCCGGGCGCGGCCGTCCCCCTGACCGCGCCGCGCGAGGGCACGCCCGCTCCGGTGGCCACACCTGCCGAGCTGGACGAGGTCGTGGCCCGCTTCGCGGCCGGCACCGGCCCGGTTGCCCTGGACGCCGAACGCGCCTCCGGCTACCGCTACAGCCAGCGCGCCTATCTGGTGCAGCTGCGCCGCGGCGGCGCCGGCACCGCGCTCATCGACCCGCTGCCACTGCCCGACCTGTCCGCCCTGGACGCGGCGATCGCCGAGACCGAGTGGGTGCTGCACGCGGCCAGCCAGGATCTCGCCTGCCTGGCCGAGGTGGGGCTGCGCCCGCGCCGGTTGTTCGACACCGAACTGGCCGCCCGGCTGGCCGGATTCGAGCGGGTCGGCCTGGCCGCGCTGACCGAACAGCTGCTCGGCTTCAGCCTGGAGAAGCACCACTCGGCCGCCGACTGGTCGAGCCGGCCGCTGCCGGAGTCCTGGCTGACGTACGCGGCGCTGGACGTCGAACTGCTCGTGGATCTGCGCGACGCGCTGGACGAGGAGTTGCAGCGGCAGGGCAAGTCCGGCTGGGCGGCGGAGGAGTTCGACGCGCTGGTGCGCAACGGCGCCCGTCCGCCGCGCGTGCGCGCGGAGCCGTGGCGGCGCACGTCCGGCATCCACCGGGTACGCGGCGCGCGCGCCCAGGCCCGGGTGCGATCCCTCTGGTACGCGCGGGACCAGATCGCCTCCCGCCGGGACGCCGCGCCGGGGCGGGTGCTGCCCGACTCGGCCATCGTGGCCGCCGCCGAGCTGGACCCGAAGGACGAGAAGACACTGCTGACGCTCCCCGGGTTCGGAGGGCGGTCGGTGCGCCGGCTGGCGCGTACCTGGCTGGCGGCGCTCGACGACGCGCGCCAGTTGCCGGACGACGCGTTGCCGGTGAGCCCGGCCGTGGAGGGGCCGCCTCCGCCGCACCGCTGGGCCGAACGCGACCCGGTGGCGGCCGGCCGGCTGGCCCGTGCCCGGGAGGTGGTGGTCGGCGCCGCCGGGGCGCACCGGCTGCCGGCGGAGAACCTGATCGCACCGGACTCGATCCGCCGGCTGGCGTGGCAGCCGCCCGCGGAGATCACCGACGACACGGTGGCGGAGACGCTGCGCGGGTTCGGGGCCCGGGAGTGGCAGATCGGGCTGCTCCTGCCCGCTCTGACGGAGGCGTTGCGCACCCCGCAGCAGTGA
- a CDS encoding thiolase family protein: MPREVRDVVFVDGVRTPFGKAGGMYANTRADDLVIRCIRELMRRNPQLPPEKVEEVAIAATTQIGDQGLTIGRTAALLAGLPKTVPGFAIDRMCAGAMTAVTTVASGIAMGAYDVAIAGGVEHMGRHPMGEGVDPNPRIVAEKLVDPSALVMGSTAENLHDRVPHITKERTDAFALASQQKTAKAYANGKLQGDLVPVATRDPETGWGLATVDEAPRDTSMEKLASLKTPFRPHGKVTAGNAAGLNDGATAALLVAEETARELGLPVGMRLVSFGFVGVEPEVMGVGPIPSTEKALRIAGLSIDDIGLFELNEAFAVQVLAFLDHFGIADDDPRVNPWGGAIAIGHPLASSGVRLMTQLARQFAEHPEVRYGLTAMCIGIGMGGTVIWENPHWEGNK, translated from the coding sequence GTGCCCCGTGAAGTCCGGGATGTCGTCTTCGTCGACGGCGTCCGTACCCCGTTCGGCAAGGCGGGTGGGATGTACGCCAACACCCGCGCCGACGATCTGGTGATCCGCTGCATCCGCGAGCTGATGCGCCGCAACCCGCAACTGCCGCCGGAGAAGGTGGAGGAGGTGGCCATCGCCGCCACCACCCAGATCGGTGACCAGGGCCTGACCATCGGCCGCACCGCCGCCCTGCTGGCCGGCCTGCCCAAGACCGTGCCCGGCTTCGCCATCGACCGGATGTGCGCCGGCGCGATGACCGCCGTCACCACAGTGGCCAGCGGCATCGCCATGGGCGCGTACGACGTCGCCATCGCCGGCGGCGTCGAGCACATGGGCCGCCACCCGATGGGCGAGGGCGTCGACCCCAACCCGCGCATCGTCGCGGAGAAGCTCGTCGACCCGTCCGCCCTGGTGATGGGCTCCACCGCGGAGAACCTGCACGACCGCGTCCCGCACATCACCAAGGAGCGCACCGACGCGTTCGCGCTGGCGTCGCAGCAGAAGACCGCCAAGGCGTACGCCAACGGCAAGCTCCAGGGCGACCTGGTGCCGGTGGCGACCCGCGACCCGGAGACGGGCTGGGGTCTGGCCACCGTGGACGAGGCGCCCCGCGACACCTCGATGGAGAAGCTGGCGAGCCTGAAGACCCCGTTCCGGCCGCACGGCAAGGTCACCGCCGGTAACGCGGCCGGCCTGAACGACGGCGCCACCGCCGCGCTGCTGGTGGCCGAGGAGACCGCCCGCGAGCTGGGCCTGCCGGTCGGCATGCGCCTGGTGTCGTTCGGTTTCGTCGGCGTCGAGCCCGAGGTGATGGGCGTCGGCCCGATCCCGTCGACCGAGAAGGCGCTGCGCATCGCCGGCCTGAGCATCGACGACATCGGCCTGTTCGAGCTGAACGAGGCGTTCGCGGTGCAGGTGCTCGCCTTCCTCGACCACTTCGGCATCGCCGACGACGACCCGCGGGTCAACCCGTGGGGCGGCGCGATCGCCATCGGTCACCCGCTCGCGTCCTCCGGCGTCCGGCTGATGACCCAGCTCGCCCGCCAGTTCGCCGAGCACCCCGAGGTCCGCTACGGCCTCACCGCCATGTGCATCGGCATCGGCATGGGCGGCACCGTGATCTGGGAGAACCCGCACTGGGAGGGCAACAAGTGA
- a CDS encoding DUF3000 domain-containing protein yields the protein MAPPIALPETFARAVAGLRSVTPRPEIVLEEVGAPQRLAPYAFALSAAVMRDDDEVATGRLILLHDPAGHEAWQGTLRLVTYVTAELEVDLASDPLLPGVGWTWLTDALDAQGAGHRAIGGTVTQTLSTRFGELAGPPAAGDIEIRASWTPLRADLGPHLLGWCTLLASTAGLPPPGVTALPRRSAGAA from the coding sequence ATGGCCCCCCCGATCGCGCTCCCGGAAACGTTCGCTCGCGCGGTCGCGGGGCTGCGATCGGTGACACCCCGCCCGGAGATCGTTCTCGAGGAGGTCGGCGCGCCGCAGCGGCTGGCCCCGTACGCCTTCGCGCTCTCCGCCGCCGTGATGCGCGACGACGACGAGGTGGCCACCGGCCGGCTGATCCTGCTGCACGACCCGGCCGGCCACGAGGCGTGGCAGGGCACGCTGCGCCTGGTCACGTACGTCACCGCCGAACTGGAGGTCGACCTGGCCAGCGATCCGCTGCTGCCCGGCGTCGGCTGGACCTGGCTGACCGACGCGCTGGACGCGCAGGGCGCCGGGCACCGGGCGATCGGCGGCACCGTCACCCAGACGCTGTCCACCCGCTTCGGCGAGCTGGCCGGCCCGCCCGCCGCCGGTGACATCGAGATCCGCGCCTCCTGGACGCCGCTGCGCGCCGACCTGGGCCCGCACCTGCTCGGCTGGTGCACGCTGCTGGCCTCCACGGCCGGCCTGCCGCCGCCCGGCGTCACCGCGCTGCCCCGCCGCTCCGCCGGCGCCGCCTGA
- a CDS encoding 3-hydroxyacyl-CoA dehydrogenase NAD-binding domain-containing protein, with the protein MSALAAPNEVVTKALLRQVSVPGLDRPAALITLDNGFDHTKPNTFGPAGLTSLDEAITAALAAEPAFIAVTGKPYIFCVGADIVGLPALENREQALEIGRLGHRVFARLKDSDVPTFAFVNGAAMGGGLELALHCHYRTLSAGAAALALPEVSLGLIPGWGGTQLLPNLIGIPAATQVIIQNPLMQNKMLKPKQAAEMGIADVLLEPADFVERSLEWAAGVVRGEVAVTRPEVDKDMWAGVLYFARQTLDQRLHGAVPSAYKALDLLETAKDADFATGTAAEDEALADLVFSEELRSGLYAFDLVQRRAKRPAGAPDKGLARPVTKVGIVGAGLMASQLALLFARRLQVPVVMTDLDQSRVDKGVGYVHTQIEKAVSKGRMDKGTAAKLYGLVSGSVDKSVFADADFVIEAVFEDLGVKKQVWAELEKIVKPEAVLATNTSSLSITAMAAELEHPERVVGFHFFNPVAVLPLLEIVRGERSDDVTLATAFAVGKQLKKSSVLVKDAPAFVVNRLLTRFLGTVFAAVDQGTPLDVANSALDPLGLPMRPLALLQLVGPAVAYHVGGTLHEAFPDRFGVSENLKRIADSGQPIVVDDQINDEVAKLLVVGDEPLTAEQVRQNALDALAQEIRLMLDEGVVAEAQDIDLCMILGAGWPFHLGGVTPYLDRTGTSERVTGKRFLPRGVASLR; encoded by the coding sequence GTGAGCGCGCTCGCCGCACCGAACGAGGTCGTCACCAAGGCGCTGCTGCGCCAGGTGTCCGTACCCGGGCTGGACCGGCCCGCCGCCCTCATCACCCTGGACAACGGCTTCGACCACACCAAGCCGAACACCTTCGGCCCGGCCGGCCTGACCAGCCTGGACGAGGCGATCACCGCCGCGCTGGCGGCGGAGCCGGCGTTCATCGCGGTCACCGGCAAGCCGTACATCTTCTGCGTGGGCGCGGACATCGTCGGCCTGCCCGCGCTGGAGAACCGCGAGCAGGCGCTGGAGATCGGGCGGCTGGGCCACCGGGTCTTCGCCCGGCTCAAGGACAGCGACGTCCCCACCTTCGCGTTCGTCAACGGCGCGGCGATGGGCGGCGGCCTGGAGCTGGCGCTGCACTGCCACTACCGGACCCTGTCGGCGGGCGCGGCGGCCCTCGCGCTGCCCGAGGTCTCGCTCGGCCTGATCCCCGGCTGGGGCGGTACGCAGCTGCTGCCGAACCTGATCGGCATCCCGGCCGCGACGCAGGTGATCATCCAGAACCCGCTGATGCAGAACAAGATGCTCAAGCCGAAGCAGGCTGCCGAGATGGGCATCGCGGACGTGCTGCTGGAGCCGGCCGACTTCGTGGAGCGGTCGCTGGAGTGGGCCGCCGGCGTGGTCCGGGGCGAGGTCGCCGTCACCCGTCCCGAGGTCGACAAGGACATGTGGGCAGGCGTGCTCTACTTCGCCCGGCAGACCCTGGACCAGCGGCTGCACGGCGCGGTCCCGTCCGCGTACAAGGCGCTGGACCTGCTGGAGACGGCGAAGGACGCCGACTTCGCCACCGGCACCGCGGCGGAGGACGAGGCCCTGGCGGACCTGGTCTTCTCCGAGGAGCTGCGCAGCGGCCTGTACGCCTTCGACCTGGTGCAGCGGCGGGCCAAGCGCCCGGCCGGCGCGCCGGACAAGGGCCTGGCCCGCCCGGTCACCAAGGTCGGCATCGTCGGTGCCGGTCTGATGGCCAGCCAGCTCGCGCTGCTGTTCGCCCGGCGGCTGCAGGTGCCGGTCGTGATGACCGACCTGGATCAGTCCCGGGTGGACAAGGGTGTCGGCTACGTGCACACCCAGATCGAGAAGGCCGTCAGCAAGGGCCGGATGGACAAGGGTACCGCGGCCAAGCTGTACGGCCTGGTCAGCGGCTCGGTCGACAAGTCCGTCTTCGCCGACGCCGACTTCGTCATCGAGGCCGTGTTCGAGGACCTGGGCGTCAAGAAGCAGGTCTGGGCCGAGCTGGAGAAGATCGTCAAGCCGGAGGCGGTGCTCGCCACCAACACCAGCTCGCTGTCCATCACCGCGATGGCCGCCGAGCTGGAGCACCCGGAGCGGGTGGTCGGCTTCCACTTCTTCAACCCGGTCGCGGTGCTGCCGCTGCTGGAGATCGTCCGCGGCGAGCGGAGCGACGACGTCACGCTGGCCACCGCGTTCGCGGTCGGCAAGCAGCTCAAGAAGTCGTCGGTGCTGGTGAAGGACGCCCCCGCGTTCGTGGTGAACCGGCTGCTGACCCGCTTCCTCGGCACCGTGTTCGCGGCCGTCGACCAGGGCACCCCGCTGGACGTGGCGAACAGCGCGCTGGACCCGCTGGGCCTGCCGATGCGCCCGCTGGCGCTGCTGCAGCTCGTCGGGCCGGCCGTGGCGTACCACGTCGGCGGCACCCTGCACGAGGCGTTCCCGGACCGGTTCGGCGTCAGCGAGAACCTCAAGCGGATCGCCGACTCGGGCCAGCCGATCGTGGTCGACGATCAGATCAACGACGAGGTGGCGAAGCTGCTGGTGGTCGGCGACGAGCCGCTCACCGCCGAGCAGGTCCGGCAGAACGCGCTGGACGCGCTGGCGCAGGAGATCCGGCTCATGCTCGACGAGGGCGTCGTCGCCGAGGCGCAGGACATCGACCTGTGCATGATCCTCGGTGCCGGCTGGCCGTTCCACCTGGGCGGTGTCACGCCGTACCTGGACCGGACCGGCACCTCCGAGCGGGTGACCGGCAAGCGGTTCCTGCCGCGCGGCGTGGCAAGCCTGCGCTGA
- the hemE gene encoding uroporphyrinogen decarboxylase, translating into MTTDTTGTAARDGEPRRGGPADSPFVRACRREPGPHTPVWFMRQAGRSLPEYREIRANVPMLESCRRPDLVTEITLQPVRRHGVDAAILFSDIVVPVAAAGIDLDIVPGTGPVVAEPIRTAADVERITPIGRDEVSYVDEAVRRLVVELGDTPLIGFAGAPFTLASYLVEGGPSRTHAKTKALMYGDPDLWHALCARLAEVTLAFLQVQIDAGVSAVQLFDSWAGALSEADYRRFVLPHSTYVLGGLAGTGVPRIHFGVGTGELLGAMGEAGADVVGVDWRTPLDVATGRIGPDKAVQGNLDPTVLLAPWPVVETEVRRIVEQGRAAPGHVFNLGHGVLPETDPEVLTRVVALVHELTTRPER; encoded by the coding sequence ATGACCACCGACACCACGGGCACTGCCGCCCGAGACGGAGAACCCCGCCGCGGCGGGCCGGCCGACTCGCCCTTCGTGCGCGCCTGCCGGCGCGAGCCGGGCCCGCACACCCCGGTCTGGTTCATGCGCCAGGCCGGCCGGTCGCTGCCGGAGTACCGCGAGATCCGGGCGAACGTGCCGATGCTGGAGTCCTGCCGCCGGCCGGACCTGGTCACCGAGATCACGCTCCAGCCGGTGCGCCGGCACGGCGTGGACGCGGCGATCCTGTTCAGCGACATCGTGGTGCCGGTCGCCGCGGCCGGCATCGACCTGGACATCGTGCCCGGCACCGGCCCGGTGGTGGCCGAGCCGATCCGTACCGCCGCCGACGTCGAGCGGATCACCCCGATCGGCCGCGACGAGGTGTCGTACGTGGACGAGGCGGTCCGCCGGCTCGTCGTCGAGCTGGGCGACACCCCGCTGATCGGCTTCGCCGGGGCGCCGTTCACGCTCGCCAGCTACCTGGTCGAGGGCGGGCCGTCGCGGACCCACGCCAAGACCAAGGCGCTGATGTACGGCGACCCGGACCTGTGGCACGCGCTGTGCGCCCGGCTGGCCGAGGTGACCCTGGCGTTCCTCCAGGTGCAGATCGACGCCGGCGTCTCCGCGGTGCAGCTGTTCGACTCGTGGGCCGGTGCGCTGTCCGAGGCCGACTACCGCCGTTTCGTGCTGCCGCACTCGACGTACGTGCTGGGCGGGCTAGCCGGCACCGGCGTGCCGCGCATCCACTTCGGGGTGGGCACCGGTGAGCTGCTCGGCGCGATGGGCGAGGCCGGCGCCGACGTGGTGGGCGTCGACTGGCGTACGCCGCTGGACGTCGCCACCGGCCGGATCGGGCCGGACAAGGCGGTGCAGGGCAACCTCGACCCGACCGTGCTGCTCGCCCCCTGGCCGGTGGTGGAGACCGAGGTGCGGCGCATCGTCGAGCAGGGCCGGGCCGCTCCCGGACACGTGTTCAACCTCGGTCACGGCGTCCTGCCGGAAACCGACCCCGAGGTGCTGACCCGGGTGGTCGCGCTGGTGCACGAGCTGACCACGCGACCGGAGCGCTAG
- a CDS encoding trypsin-like peptidase domain-containing protein, with protein sequence MTGGYGTGDDAPGQGGGDTAADRPGPLPPRFAPPGAPAPAPGSFAGGAEWGGTPGYPAPSARAGQPSAGYPDPSGPPQSTPYAAASGVATPARPGGSSYGPQPGQSSYGTGTAQPSSYGSVPPQTSRASAPAYPGQPAVSPSYPGGPGSSSYPDPRPAAPAYPGQPVSAPAYPGQPVSAPASAYPGQQALAGGPAGFGTPPAGPPARRSRLAVVALALAAVLALVTGVQAYQIYRLDDRLAAADKRMAEGQGADASRLDGLEQRAGSLEKQADAAFNPEAVAGAVLPSVFRVRAGQFTGTAFAVGKAPSGGGTTLLTNFHVVESVFTAGERKVFLERKDQRFEATIIATDKDKDLAQLRTTAKFTGLVAARAPVRSGQQIIVVGAPLGLQDSVTTGVVSAFREDESGGGPVIQFDAPINPGNSGGPVINGSKEVVGIATAKARNAEGIGLAVPIKTACDRFRLC encoded by the coding sequence ATGACAGGCGGGTACGGAACCGGCGACGACGCGCCGGGTCAGGGCGGCGGCGACACGGCAGCCGACCGGCCGGGGCCGCTGCCGCCGCGCTTCGCCCCGCCCGGCGCTCCGGCACCGGCGCCCGGATCGTTCGCCGGTGGAGCCGAGTGGGGCGGCACGCCCGGCTACCCGGCACCGTCGGCGCGCGCCGGCCAGCCGTCCGCGGGATACCCGGACCCGTCGGGCCCGCCGCAGTCCACGCCCTATGCCGCCGCGTCCGGCGTCGCGACCCCGGCCCGGCCGGGCGGGTCGTCCTACGGCCCCCAGCCCGGGCAGTCGTCCTACGGCACCGGTACGGCCCAGCCGTCGTCCTACGGGTCCGTACCGCCGCAGACCTCCCGGGCGTCCGCTCCGGCGTACCCGGGTCAGCCGGCCGTGTCGCCGTCGTACCCGGGCGGGCCGGGCTCGTCGTCCTACCCGGATCCCCGGCCCGCCGCGCCGGCCTACCCGGGCCAGCCCGTGTCCGCGCCCGCCTACCCGGGTCAGCCCGTGTCCGCGCCCGCCTCGGCGTACCCGGGTCAGCAGGCCCTCGCCGGCGGCCCGGCCGGCTTCGGCACGCCGCCCGCCGGCCCGCCGGCCCGGCGCAGCCGCCTGGCGGTGGTGGCGCTGGCCCTGGCCGCGGTGCTGGCGCTGGTCACCGGCGTGCAGGCGTACCAGATCTACCGGCTCGACGACCGGCTCGCCGCCGCCGACAAGCGGATGGCCGAGGGGCAGGGCGCGGACGCCAGCCGGCTCGACGGCCTGGAGCAGCGCGCCGGCAGCCTGGAGAAGCAGGCCGACGCGGCCTTCAACCCGGAGGCGGTGGCCGGCGCGGTGCTGCCGAGCGTGTTCCGGGTGCGGGCCGGGCAGTTCACCGGTACGGCGTTCGCCGTCGGCAAGGCCCCCTCCGGCGGCGGCACCACGCTGCTGACGAACTTCCACGTGGTCGAGTCGGTCTTCACCGCCGGTGAGCGCAAGGTGTTCCTGGAGCGCAAGGACCAGCGGTTCGAGGCGACGATCATCGCCACCGACAAGGACAAGGACCTGGCGCAGCTGCGGACCACGGCCAAGTTCACCGGTCTGGTCGCGGCCCGCGCCCCGGTGCGGTCCGGCCAGCAGATCATCGTGGTCGGCGCGCCGCTCGGGCTGCAGGACAGCGTCACCACGGGCGTGGTCAGCGCGTTCCGCGAGGACGAGAGCGGCGGTGGCCCGGTGATCCAGTTCGACGCCCCGATCAACCCGGGCAACTCCGGCGGCCCGGTCATCAACGGCTCGAAAGAGGTCGTCGGCATCGCCACGGCCAAGGCCCGCAACGCCGAGGGCATCGGGCTCGCGGTGCCGATCAAGACCGCCTGCGACCGGTTCCGCCTCTGCTGA